The Saccharopolyspora gloriosae genome window below encodes:
- a CDS encoding NucA/NucB deoxyribonuclease domain-containing protein, protein MATTAPEVQSTAHEQGCDRLQEQLPELASRGETRALCVETREANPADGGPANSMMAAAVPERCMGDYPNDAWIIDRFVGCHRELVLLRVVEVPSGQQIGEVDLSVVNSLEVDPKTLTWNHSAQVFRVGARGDVNGVIANAEATCDTGCTVATSTPPSGLVLTNPQGSMTANSIVDPAVPGSVVAGRTSWTISYTQMGAAPSEPAVYTSEPVRCDNATPNAAAGCVLARYTPTLTYSFANNGELAQHVADAQASGLPGSPISSALTRQTDPELINKNRNTACPGSLPRPDGTECDEYPFASTNQGAFLGNGYSQRMILAGDNQQGGRELAAFYRTNRVMNFDPFYVEVVGS, encoded by the coding sequence GTGGCCACGACTGCTCCGGAGGTGCAGTCGACCGCACATGAGCAGGGCTGCGACCGGTTACAGGAGCAACTGCCGGAGCTGGCGAGCCGCGGCGAAACCCGTGCCTTGTGCGTCGAAACCCGAGAAGCGAACCCGGCAGATGGTGGACCCGCGAACTCGATGATGGCCGCCGCCGTCCCCGAACGGTGCATGGGGGACTACCCGAACGACGCGTGGATCATCGATCGCTTCGTGGGATGTCACCGCGAGCTCGTCCTGCTACGGGTGGTCGAAGTTCCGAGCGGCCAGCAGATCGGGGAGGTCGACCTGTCGGTGGTCAACTCCCTTGAGGTCGACCCGAAGACGTTGACGTGGAACCACAGCGCTCAAGTCTTCCGAGTCGGCGCTCGTGGCGATGTCAACGGCGTCATCGCCAATGCCGAAGCCACCTGCGACACCGGGTGCACGGTCGCCACATCGACGCCACCGTCCGGCCTGGTGCTCACCAACCCGCAGGGGAGCATGACCGCCAACTCCATTGTGGATCCAGCGGTGCCCGGCTCCGTTGTGGCTGGCCGCACGAGCTGGACCATCAGCTACACGCAGATGGGCGCTGCTCCGTCGGAACCTGCCGTCTACACCAGTGAGCCTGTGCGATGCGACAATGCCACACCTAACGCAGCAGCAGGATGTGTGTTGGCGCGCTACACGCCGACCTTGACCTACAGCTTCGCGAACAACGGCGAACTCGCACAACACGTCGCTGACGCGCAGGCATCCGGGCTGCCGGGTTCGCCGATCAGCAGCGCACTCACCCGGCAAACCGACCCCGAACTCATCAACAAGAACCGGAACACCGCTTGCCCAGGTAGTTTGCCGCGCCCAGACGGGACGGAATGCGACGAGTACCCCTTCGCCAGCACCAACCAGGGAGCGTTCCTCGGCAATGGCTACAGCCAGCGCATGATCCTCGCGGGCGACAACCAACAAGGCGGGCGCGAACTCGCCGCGTTCTATCGCACCAACCGCGTGATGAACTTCGACCCCTTCTACGTTGAAGTGGTCGGAAGCTAG
- the cas2e gene encoding type I-E CRISPR-associated endoribonuclease Cas2e, whose protein sequence is MSNLVVISTTAVPDYVRGSLSRWLTEPAPGLYVGSISARVRDELWNQVADAIGDGAAVCVHPTDNEQ, encoded by the coding sequence ATGTCCAACCTCGTGGTCATCTCCACGACTGCCGTACCGGATTACGTGCGCGGTTCGTTGTCGCGCTGGCTTACCGAGCCGGCACCAGGCCTCTACGTCGGCTCCATCTCAGCTCGGGTACGCGACGAACTGTGGAACCAGGTAGCCGACGCCATCGGTGACGGAGCGGCCGTGTGCGTTCATCCAACGGACAACGAACAGTGA
- the cas3 gene encoding CRISPR-associated helicase Cas3' — protein MLDELKISPTAPLWGPWGKAGKAKHPHPLICHAIDTAAVAGLLYDVLLGPQVRRDLEEGLRPLGDPRAWVAVLAGLHDIGKSSPIFQAMRHELAAEHIGKEVRPLLTELEPSAKRNDSKTFHGTLTAVHLSRCLDGWGASVELRDALSFGLGGHHGSLLTSHEVRLACGRLPHHGGEPWHELRCAVVREVARLWGLGDPAEADWRNAKLDVPSAVGLAGLTSVADWIASDENNFGYVEPPLKELDLTAYRDKSLALAEKAVYETLRWKRWTPPADTTYRALFHNDPRPLNEAVEQQLADRDEPGVLVIEAPTGEGKTRAGFQAAATLVNRLGLSGMYFALPTKATAAQVHEELTSVATELQLPYLPNLVQGRSPVDPSCVSEDGDGAHDGHEWFTRKRGLLFPIGVGTIDQALQSVITSRHVFVRLTGLSGKVLVLDEVHDVDAHMTTLLRRLMWWCGRFGIPVVLMSATLPAGHREQLIAQWRAGRGGRSPRHAEPGPATSGGRQVTWAGECSAPVSVPINELSRINANRPPVALHHIAEAELAGWLREQDGCALVVRNLVRDAQATCEALEHEIKSWQRKPELVLLTGHTPTSKRAKIERWLRTSFGPTAATRPYAIVIGTQVLQHSLDVDFDVLASDLAPINELIQRLGRVHRHERDDVRSNPAPQFALIQPPEDDVGPKFARGLHNVYHHAPMLQTWRVLWGRAELKLPGETGQLVSEVYDAPVDVLSPAMRRRFEKAERSMAAQDANDESKVRRFYLPPLRPEDSVRELTDRPTIAARTRKDTPWKDST, from the coding sequence GTGTTGGACGAGCTCAAGATCAGCCCTACGGCACCGCTGTGGGGGCCGTGGGGCAAGGCGGGGAAAGCGAAACATCCGCATCCGTTGATCTGCCACGCGATCGACACCGCGGCGGTCGCCGGCTTGCTGTACGACGTCCTGCTCGGCCCGCAGGTGCGTCGAGACTTGGAGGAAGGGCTGCGCCCGCTCGGGGACCCCAGGGCGTGGGTCGCTGTGCTGGCCGGGCTGCACGACATCGGCAAGTCCAGCCCGATCTTCCAAGCGATGCGGCATGAGCTGGCAGCCGAGCACATTGGGAAAGAAGTGCGCCCGCTGCTCACCGAGCTGGAACCGAGTGCCAAGCGGAACGATTCCAAGACTTTCCACGGCACGCTCACCGCTGTGCACCTGAGCCGCTGTTTGGACGGATGGGGAGCGTCCGTCGAGCTCCGCGACGCACTCTCTTTCGGCCTCGGCGGTCATCACGGCTCCCTGCTGACATCCCACGAAGTACGCTTAGCCTGCGGGCGCCTGCCGCACCACGGTGGCGAACCCTGGCACGAGCTGCGCTGCGCCGTGGTCCGGGAGGTCGCGAGGCTGTGGGGGCTCGGTGACCCGGCGGAGGCCGACTGGCGCAACGCGAAGCTCGACGTGCCGAGCGCGGTGGGCCTCGCGGGCTTGACGTCGGTGGCGGACTGGATCGCCTCCGACGAGAACAACTTCGGCTATGTCGAGCCCCCGCTGAAAGAGCTCGATCTCACCGCTTACCGGGATAAGTCCCTTGCCCTGGCGGAAAAGGCCGTCTACGAGACGCTTCGCTGGAAGCGGTGGACCCCGCCCGCCGACACCACGTACCGGGCCCTGTTCCACAACGATCCTCGCCCGCTGAACGAGGCGGTCGAGCAACAGCTCGCGGACCGGGACGAACCCGGTGTGCTGGTGATCGAGGCGCCGACCGGAGAAGGCAAGACTCGTGCCGGGTTCCAGGCCGCGGCCACGTTGGTGAACCGGCTCGGCTTGTCGGGGATGTACTTCGCGCTGCCGACGAAGGCGACCGCGGCCCAGGTCCACGAGGAGCTGACCTCCGTCGCGACGGAGCTCCAACTGCCCTACCTGCCGAACCTGGTGCAAGGCCGATCGCCGGTCGATCCGTCCTGCGTCAGCGAGGACGGAGACGGTGCCCACGACGGGCACGAGTGGTTCACCCGCAAGCGCGGGCTGCTGTTCCCCATCGGAGTCGGCACGATCGACCAGGCGCTGCAATCGGTGATCACCTCGCGACACGTGTTCGTGCGGCTCACCGGACTGTCCGGGAAGGTCCTGGTCCTCGACGAAGTGCACGACGTCGACGCCCACATGACGACGCTGCTGCGGAGGCTGATGTGGTGGTGCGGGCGGTTCGGGATTCCGGTGGTGCTGATGTCCGCGACCCTGCCCGCCGGTCACCGCGAGCAGCTCATCGCGCAGTGGCGCGCGGGACGCGGTGGCCGTTCACCTAGGCACGCTGAACCTGGGCCTGCCACTTCCGGTGGCCGGCAGGTCACGTGGGCCGGCGAGTGCAGCGCTCCGGTTTCCGTGCCGATCAACGAGCTTTCGAGGATCAACGCGAACCGTCCTCCCGTGGCTCTGCACCACATCGCCGAGGCGGAGCTCGCGGGCTGGCTGCGCGAGCAGGACGGTTGCGCGTTGGTCGTGCGGAACCTGGTGCGCGATGCGCAAGCCACCTGCGAAGCGCTGGAACACGAGATCAAGTCCTGGCAACGCAAGCCCGAGCTCGTCCTGCTCACCGGGCACACGCCCACGAGCAAGCGAGCGAAGATCGAACGTTGGCTGCGCACTTCCTTCGGACCGACGGCCGCGACGCGCCCGTACGCCATCGTGATCGGCACCCAAGTGCTCCAGCACAGCCTGGACGTGGACTTCGACGTGCTCGCCAGCGACCTGGCTCCGATCAACGAGCTGATCCAACGGCTCGGACGCGTTCATCGCCACGAACGCGACGACGTGCGTTCGAACCCGGCGCCGCAGTTCGCGTTGATCCAACCGCCCGAGGATGACGTCGGGCCGAAGTTCGCGCGCGGACTGCACAACGTCTACCACCACGCTCCGATGCTGCAGACCTGGCGCGTGCTGTGGGGCCGGGCGGAACTGAAGTTGCCCGGCGAAACCGGCCAGTTGGTATCCGAGGTCTACGACGCACCGGTTGACGTCCTGAGCCCGGCGATGCGCCGACGATTCGAGAAGGCCGAACGAAGCATGGCCGCCCAGGACGCGAACGACGAGTCCAAGGTCCGCCGGTTCTACCTCCCTCCGCTGCGCCCCGAGGACTCCGTCCGAGAACTGACCGACCGCCCCACGATCGCCGCCCGCACCCGCAAGGACACCCCCTGGAAGGACAGCACGTGA
- the casA gene encoding type I-E CRISPR-associated protein Cse1/CasA, whose translation MTRPSFDLSTEPWIPVVDREGDSRTLSIIDVFRQAHDLRWIDAEAPPVAAALHRLLLAVLHAGLGGPRDRKAWGSLWEAPELPAESVRKYIESVPGAFDLFDAERPFLQCPALETVDVRPVAQLVQFRAVGSNLTLFDHTTAGDRLALTPAEAARWLVTVQCYDPGGTKTPYEKVKNSSAGLGNRFGVVMAEGSTVKETLLLNAHCYDPEYEIPWSSTHDDLPAWEAGPPNPRPEERAPYGWLDLLTWPARRVLLHPSTKSGDCTVDGVVITPGVTLKNELRQVELMAAFEKPPSKSKKDDQPWNPVRLHELRGVWRHARKLLLAEDTRQHERPKILDHVSDQIEWGTLPVDAVFTIRVFGQQLDDSGGGSVYAWLQEQLPAPAALLTNRQPWLGEVLGSCVALADNLGRALDQFANECRKAFHAEHSTDAKRRAKHNFGLTQAYWPTLPTEFATLLRALGTVVVDRSPAKPPINAWRDTVRSTAEDAVDRAVAQLRDRQARHLAEIAAAYEEFRKSVFHHCRTFDDQIGRHLL comes from the coding sequence ATGACCCGGCCATCGTTCGACCTCTCGACCGAACCGTGGATTCCAGTGGTCGACCGCGAGGGCGACTCCCGCACGCTCAGCATCATCGATGTCTTCCGCCAAGCGCACGATCTGCGGTGGATCGACGCGGAAGCCCCGCCGGTCGCCGCCGCCCTGCACCGGCTGCTGCTGGCCGTGCTGCACGCCGGCCTCGGCGGTCCGCGCGACCGGAAGGCGTGGGGAAGCCTGTGGGAGGCGCCCGAGCTGCCCGCCGAATCGGTGCGCAAATACATCGAGAGCGTGCCCGGCGCATTCGACCTGTTCGACGCGGAGCGGCCGTTCCTGCAGTGCCCGGCGTTGGAGACCGTGGACGTGCGGCCGGTGGCGCAGCTCGTCCAGTTCCGCGCGGTGGGCAGCAACCTCACGCTGTTCGACCACACCACTGCAGGCGATCGGCTCGCTCTCACCCCGGCCGAAGCAGCGCGCTGGTTGGTGACCGTGCAGTGCTACGACCCGGGTGGCACGAAAACTCCGTACGAGAAGGTCAAGAACTCCTCCGCCGGGCTCGGGAACAGGTTCGGCGTAGTCATGGCCGAAGGCAGCACCGTGAAGGAGACCCTGCTCCTCAACGCCCACTGCTACGACCCCGAGTACGAGATCCCGTGGAGTTCGACGCACGACGATCTGCCCGCGTGGGAAGCAGGTCCTCCGAACCCTCGCCCGGAGGAACGCGCCCCGTACGGATGGCTCGATCTCCTCACCTGGCCCGCCCGCCGAGTGCTCCTGCACCCCTCGACCAAGTCCGGCGACTGCACCGTGGACGGCGTCGTCATCACCCCCGGCGTCACCTTGAAGAACGAGCTCCGCCAGGTCGAGCTGATGGCGGCGTTCGAGAAACCACCTTCGAAGTCGAAGAAGGACGACCAGCCGTGGAACCCGGTTCGACTGCACGAGCTCCGCGGGGTGTGGCGGCACGCGCGCAAACTGCTGCTCGCCGAGGACACTCGGCAGCACGAACGCCCCAAGATCCTCGACCACGTCTCCGATCAAATCGAGTGGGGGACGCTGCCGGTCGACGCTGTGTTCACCATCCGCGTGTTCGGCCAGCAGCTCGACGACAGCGGCGGCGGTTCGGTGTACGCCTGGCTGCAGGAACAGCTCCCCGCACCCGCCGCACTACTCACCAACCGCCAGCCCTGGCTCGGTGAGGTCCTGGGCAGTTGCGTCGCACTCGCGGACAACCTCGGCAGGGCGCTGGACCAGTTCGCGAACGAGTGCCGCAAAGCCTTCCACGCCGAACACAGCACCGATGCGAAACGCCGCGCCAAGCACAACTTCGGACTCACGCAGGCCTATTGGCCGACTCTCCCCACCGAGTTCGCCACGCTGCTGCGCGCCCTCGGCACCGTCGTCGTCGATCGGTCACCGGCGAAGCCACCGATCAACGCATGGCGCGACACCGTGCGCTCGACCGCCGAAGACGCGGTGGACCGCGCCGTCGCCCAGCTGCGAGACCGGCAGGCACGCCACCTCGCCGAAATCGCCGCGGCCTACGAGGAGTTCCGGAAATCGGTGTTCCACCACTGCCGCACCTTCGACGACCAGATCGGCCGCCATCTTCTCTGA
- the casB gene encoding type I-E CRISPR-associated protein Cse2/CasB, translating to MTTSEKPPVRERREQFIAQLEKLARTLAHDQSNAASQARRTLAQLRRSVSGQRHEHEALALIFEHDPPRAEEKIWLLVAGLFAFNPQPSRNRTPLGASLRQLDRKRSGSTAQKRLRQLLAADVNSLPHHLRSTLQLLAADDIPVNYRALLDDAVVLLRPDVDEERARDVRWRWARDFHSYTAPKTDNDDSSQENDQ from the coding sequence ATGACCACCAGCGAGAAACCGCCGGTCCGCGAACGCCGCGAGCAGTTCATCGCCCAGCTCGAAAAGCTGGCCCGGACTCTCGCGCACGACCAGAGCAACGCCGCATCACAAGCACGACGCACGCTGGCCCAGCTGCGGCGATCGGTCAGTGGCCAACGCCACGAGCACGAGGCGCTCGCGCTCATCTTCGAGCACGACCCGCCGCGCGCTGAGGAGAAGATCTGGCTGCTCGTCGCCGGGTTGTTCGCCTTCAACCCGCAGCCGAGCAGGAACCGGACCCCGCTGGGCGCCTCTCTCCGCCAACTCGACCGCAAGCGCTCGGGCAGCACCGCCCAGAAGCGCCTGCGCCAGCTGCTCGCCGCCGACGTGAACTCGCTGCCACACCACCTGCGTTCGACGCTGCAACTGCTGGCCGCCGACGACATCCCGGTGAACTACCGGGCGCTGCTCGACGACGCGGTCGTCCTGCTCCGGCCGGACGTCGACGAAGAAAGAGCTCGCGACGTCCGCTGGCGGTGGGCCCGGGACTTCCACAGCTATACCGCACCGAAGACCGACAACGACGATTCTTCCCAGGAGAACGACCAGTGA